A part of Carettochelys insculpta isolate YL-2023 chromosome 1, ASM3395843v1, whole genome shotgun sequence genomic DNA contains:
- the LOC142007601 gene encoding olfactory receptor 51I1-like — protein MTDFNSTSFQPRTFQLTGIPGQEAVYHWIAVPFLVLYLTAIVGNSLVLCIVWADRRLHQPMYWFLCMLSVNDIGMSLSTLPTVLGTFCFHFTAIAFDSCLAQMFFIHFFSFMESGILLAMSFDRFVAICNPLRYAAILSNPRILRMGLAIVVKSSSLVLPFPFLIKRLPVCKSNVLSYAYCLHPDMMRLACADTTVNNIYGLLAILITYGLDSLFIILSYIKIMKTVLNIASHEQRLTALNTCISHICAVLLFYVPTVALSLMHRFGKNAPRLLHILMPYVYLFVPPVLNPIVYSVKVKEIRKRLFKCSLWI, from the coding sequence ATGACAGATTTCAATAGCACAAGTTTCCAGCCCAGAACATTCCAGCTGACAGGGATCCCGGGCCAGGAAGCTGTTTACCACTGGATCGCTGTCCCATTCCTGGTGTTATACCTGACTGCCATTGTTGGGAActcccttgttctctgcattgtcTGGGCAGACCGGCGCCTCCATCAGCCCATGTATTGGTTCCTTTGCATGTTGTCAGTCAACGACATTGGTATGTCTCTGTCAACTCTTCCCACCGTGCTGGGCACCTTCTGCTTCCATTTCACGGCTATCGCATTCGACTCCTGCCTGGCCCAGATGTTCTTCATTCATTTCTTCTCCTTCATGGAATCAGGGATTTTACTGGCCATGTCGTTTGACCGCTTTGTTGCCATCTGTAACCCGCTGCGCTACGCAGCCATCTTGAGTAATCCCAGGATCCTGAGAATGGGGCTGGCCATCGTCGTTAAAAGTTCCAGTTTGGTCCTCCCTTTTCCCTTTCTCATTAAACGGCTGCCCGTCTGCAAAAGCAATGTCCTGTCCTATGCCTACTGCTTGCACCCAGACATGATGAGGCTAGCGTGTGCGGACACCACCGTTAATAACATCTATGGATTGCTTGCCATTCTCATCACTTACGGCTTGGACTCACTGTTCATCATCCTCTCTTACATTAAAATTATGAAAACTGTTTTAAATATTGCATCCCATGAGCAGCGCCTCACGGCCCTGAACACCTGCATCTCCCACATCTGTGCCGTCTTACTCTTTTATGTCCCAACAGTTGCACTGTCTCTTATGCACAGGTTTGGGAAAAATGCCCCTCGTCTTTTACACATTCTGATGCCCTATGTCTACCTCTTTGTCCCCCCTGTGTTAAACCCCATTGTGTACAGTGTGAAAGTGAAGGAGATTCGCAAGAGACTCTTCAAGTGTTCTCTATGGATTTAG
- the LOC142002478 gene encoding olfactory receptor 52B2-like, whose translation MMPADNHTFFVPVTFILTGIPGTEGSQVWLAIPFCLMYIVALFGNSLLLFIIVTERSLHEPMYLFLSMLAAVDLLLSTTTVPKMLAVFWFKHGEISFAACLTQMFFVHVSFISESAILVAMAFDRYVAICNPLRYTTVLTKPVIGKIGLVIVTRSFCLLCPLIFLVKRLKFCRTNLLPHTYCQHMAIARLACENINVNIWYGVAMSVLSVDLDAVLIAVSYMLILRAVFQLSSTGARLKALRTCSSHVWVILMFYTPAAFSFFAHQYGHIIPGYILNLLANLHVFIPPTLNPIVYGVATKEILIRVINMFYHCRCRSSLQS comes from the coding sequence ATGATGCCAGCTGACAATCACACCTTTTTTGTCCCTGTCACCTTCATCCTCACCGGCATCCCTGGTACAGAAGGGTCTCAAGTCTGGCTCGCCATCCCCTTCTGTCTGATGTACATTGTGGCACTTTTTGGGAACTCTCTCCTCCTATTCATCATAGTAACAGAacgaagcctccatgagcccatgtacctttTCCTCTCCATGCTGGCGGCTGTTGATCTACTGTTATCAACTACCACAGTGCCTAAGATGCTGGCCGTATTTTGGTTCAAACATGGGGAAATTTCCTttgctgcctgcctcacccagatgttcttcgTCCATGTCAGTTTTATTTCGGAGTCGGCCATCCTGGTGGCCATGGCGTTTGATCGGTATGTTGCCATCTGCAATCCCCTGAGATACACCACTGTGCTAACCAAGCCCGTGATAGGGAAGATAGGGCTGGTGATTGTCACAAGAAGTTTCTGTCTCCTATGTCCTCTCATCTTTCTTGTGAAACGGCTAAAGTTCTGCAGAACCAACCTTCTGCCACACACCTATTGTCAGCACATGGCCATCGCCAGGCTGGCCTGTGAGAACATTAATGTCAATATCTGGTATGGTGTTGCTATGAGTGTTTTATCAGTTGACTTGGATGCTGTACTTATTGCTGTATCTTACATGCTGATTCTCAGAGCTGTCTTCCAGCTGTCATCAACGGGGGCCCGGCTCAAGGCTTTGCGTACCTGCAGTTCCCACGTCTGGGTCATACTGATGTTCTACACCCCAGCTGCTTTCTCCTTTTTTGCACACCAGTACGGGCACATCATTCCCGGTTATATTCTCAACCTACTGGCCAACCTCCATGTTTTCATCCCACCCACGTTAAACCCCATTGTTTATGGGGTGGCAACAAAAGAGATCCTGATTCGGGTGATCAACATGTTTTATCACTGCCGTTGCagaagctctttgcagagctag